From the Solanum lycopersicum chromosome 10, SLM_r2.1 genome, one window contains:
- the LOC138338744 gene encoding uncharacterized protein: MNIRRTAARRVGEEIVNVGVHPQGNQNAPQVWWGEGSLLQMDQDITPQAQDITAQANREVVPRENQQAGTMARRLRDFTRMNPSIYFGSKVDEDPQDFLDVIYKILLSMGVSTTEKVEFAEYKLKDVAQTWGKRESKVEEFINLRQRGISVKEYSLKFIYLSKYASSLVSNARDEMSHFVTGVSEELKEECRASILHGNIGLSMLMVHAQLVEESRLNQRNREAKREKWTNSCYGCGKGVRMVKNCPNVRIRGKRNGQAQPRYHSFEALKRNRFCALKTRGEKESSPDVVTVPVVREFPEVFPIDLPGVPPEWVDPKKTDAVRNMPRPLTLTNELNLHHGKANVELLKNYDMSVLYHPGKANVVADALSRMTMGSVSHVEEEKKERVKDDYRLGRLGVRLEDSPNG, translated from the exons ATGAACATAAGAAGGACAGCCGCGAGAAGAGTAGGAGAAGAGATCGTGAATGTGGGAGTTCATCCACAAGGCAATCAAAATGCTCCTCAAGT ATGGTGGGGTGAGGGCAGCCTGCTTCAAATGGACCAAGACATCACTCCCCAAGCTCAAGACATCACGGCTCAAGCTAACAGGGAGGTTGTTCCTCGAGAGAACCAACAAGCTGGTACTATGGCTAGACGTTTgagagacttcacgaggatgaatccttctATTTACTTTGGATCAaaagttgatgaagacccccaagattTCCTTGATGTGATATACAAGATCTTGCTTTCTATGGGGGTGAGTACTACTGAGAAGGTTGAGTTTGCTGAATATAAACTTAAGGACGTGGCTCAAACATG GGGAAAAAGAGAATCTAAGGTAGAGGAGTTCATAAACCTTCGTCAACGAGGCATTAGTGTTAAGGAATACTCATTGAAATTCATTTACCtttccaaatatgcttcttctttggtttccaatgctagggatgaaatgagccattttgtaacgggtGTGTCCGAAGAGCTTAAAGAAGAATGTCGTGCATCAATTCTTCATGGCAATATTGGTCTTTCTATgttgatggttcatgctcaactgGTTGAGGAAAGTCGTCTAAACCAGAGGAATAGGGAAGCTAAGAGGGAAAAGTG GACTAATAGTTGCTATGGTTGTGGCAAGGGTGTCCGTATGGTGAAAAATTGTCCTAATGTGAGAATCCGAGGAAAGAGGAATGGTCAAGCTCAACCAAGATATCATAGTTTTGAAGCTTTAAAAAGGAACCGTTTCTGTGCACTCAAGACTAGAGGTGAAAAAGAAAGCTCTCCCGACGTTGTGACAG TCCCTGTAGTGAGAGAATTCCCAGAGGTTTTTCCTATTGACCTTCCAGGAGTTCCACCCGAATG GGTTGATCCAAAGAAGACGGATGCGGTCAGAAATAtgcctagacctttgactctCACAAAC GAGTTGAACCTCCACCacggcaaggccaatgtggaATTGTTGAagaattatgacatgagtgtcctttaccaccccggcaaggccaatgtggttgcagaTGCTTTGAGTCgaatgactatgggtagtgtgtctcatgtggaggaagagaagaaagaacgTGTGAAAGATGATTATAGGTTGGGTCGGTTAGGTGTGCggttagaagattctccaaatggttgA